A stretch of DNA from Malus sylvestris chromosome 9, drMalSylv7.2, whole genome shotgun sequence:
AGTTTCTCATACCAAGCTTTTGGAGCTTGTTTTAGTCCATAGAGGGATTTGTGGAGATGACATATATGAGTAGGATGAATAAGGTCTTCAAATCCAGGTAGCTATTGCATAAACACATGTTCAGTGAGATTaccatgcaaaaatgcattGCTTACATCCAGTTGATTGAGAAACCAATCATATTGTGCCCCCAACGTGAGGAGAATTCGAATAGTGACAAGTTTAGCAACTTGACTAAATGTCTTAATGTAATCTAAACCTTCTTGCTGGTTAAAACCTTTGGCAACTAGGCGTGCCTTGTACTTCTCAATAGTGCCATCAGGTTTCCTCTTGATCCTGAAAACCCACTTACAACCTACTATATTGgtagaatgagatttgggaactAAAGACCACATTCTAGTTTGTTTCAGTGCAAGGAACTCATCTTGCATAGCTTTAACCCAATGTGGACATTTGAAGGCCTGAAGGTAAGTAACGGGAACATAATCATGGGAAAAGTGAGGAGGTAAATAATGCTTTGTTGCAGTTAAAGCTTTAGGCTTGTAGATACCAGATTTTGATCTGGTTTGCATTGGATGAATGTTGGTGGTAGTACTTGGAACATTAGGAGGTGGTGAAGATGCATTGGTTAGAGGGGCTGGAGAGACTTGAATATGCTCAGTCAGAAAGACTGGAGTATGCTCCTAATTAGAGACACGTGATGATGCATGAACATGGGTGAATTTGCTTGTAGAAAATGTCAACTAAGATGGAATAGAGTGACAAAGTGGTACATTGGATGATGTTGATGTTGAGCTTGCTGCAGGAACTTacttgtgaaaaaaaaaggttgattCATCGAAGATAACATGTTTGGAAACATATATCTTGTGTGAGCTAAGATCTAGACATTTGTAACCCTTATGATTAAAACTGTAGCCCAAAAAAACACACAGTTTGCTTTTGGGATCCAACTTGGATTGAGAATAGAGCTGCAACCAAGGAAAACAACTACAACCAAATAATTTCAGAGTGTGATAAGAAGGTGATCTGTTGAACAATAATTCTCATGGTGAAGCCTTGGATGCAGTAGGTATTCTGTTGATAAGATAAAATGTAGTAGCAAAGGCATGATCCCAATAGATATGAAGAACTTGAGATACTGTTAATAAGATCCTTGTTGTCTCAACTAAGTGTATGTGTTTGCACTCAGAACAACCATTTTGTTCTGAGATGTGAGGACAGCTTAGTTGATGATTAATGCCATGCTCAACAAGAAAATTGGAAAATTGGAAGCTCAAATATTCACCACCAGAATCAGATCGTAGAGTCATAATTTTGGTACACAACATATTCTCAACATGAGCTttgaatttgacaaaaatacttaAGACATCATATTTGTATTGCATAGGAAAGAACCAATAATATTTGGTAAAATATCTACAAAGATGACATAATACCTATAGTGATGTACAGAAGAAACAAATGATGGCCCATAAACATCTGTGTGAAGTAGTTCCAAAGGTTTACTTATATGACAAGGTACAGACACAAATGGTAGTCTAGAGCTTTTACTTAATGCACAACCATTACAAAATGTGGTGTGTTTATTACCAGAAATAGAAATACAAGACTGAGAAGTCAACTTATTTATGATCTTAGCATAGGGGTGGCCTAATCTTTGATACCCGATATCCCTTGAAGCATTAACAGAGGCAGCAAATGCATGAGGATGATTAATCACAGAGCTAGAGTTGAGAAGGTTAAAAGGATAGAAGCCATCTTTCACTGCTCCTTTAAAGAGCATCTTCCTCGAAGAAATATATTTCACAGTGAAGTGAAAAAGATAAAGATGCATAGAACACCAGTTATCAATAAGAAATTGATTCGCAGAAAACAAGTTATGTTTCAAATCAGGGACATGTAACATATTATTAAGTTTAAAACTGTAATGAGGAGTATGTAAGCAAGAAGATCTAGAGTGAAGAATTggcaaacctttgccatctCCAATATAAACTTGCTCAAGCCATGTGTAAAATTCTGGATTCTAAAGATTGTTGTACGAGTCGGTCATATGATTGCTAGCTCCAGAGTCAACAAGCCAAGTTAGAGAAGGAACATTTATACTGGCAACCATAGCTGAGGGAGAAAAGTGACCAGAAAAATTTGGACTCATACACTGAGGACaatcaaatgccacatgcccaAAGTGTTGACAAATTTGGCAGGGAACTTTCTTGCCAGATGAGTTGAAATTGGAGCGACCACCACGATTGTACCTTTGATAGCCTTAACGATTGGAATTTTGTCGAAAATTGTTGTTTTGGAACTGCATCGACTCTGAAAATTCCTAGGGTTTGAGAAAGAGCATTGACCTTAAGCATTGTTGCGCTCCAGACCACGACCTTGTGAAAAATTGGAATTGGAGTTGTGTGACGCCATAAGAGCTTGAGAAGTAGGCGTGGGAATAACACCAGAAGAAGAATTGAAGGCCTGAAACGACGAGGATTGAGCTGTTTTCTTCCGATTGTTCAACTGAATCTCCCTGTTGAGAAGAGGACCATGAAGTTCATCGATTGTCGTGGATCCAAGGTGAAACTGAATCCCATCAACAAAAGAATCATATTCCGGTGAAATGCCATGAAGTATGATAGAAATCAACTCAGAATCTTCACTCGGAGCTCCAGCGCTAGCAAGAGCATCATCGATCTCTTTAATTTGTTGAAGAAATTGTGCAGCAAAGGAATCTCCCTTAGTTAGGCTTTGAAAATGAGATCGGAGCTCATGAATGTGCAATTGAGAAGCAGTCGCAAATCTCGATTCTAGTTTGGCCCACAGTTCTCTGGAAGAATTGACTCTAACAGTATAAGGAATCAACAAATCAGAAAGTGTAGAGTTGATCCATATAAGAATGTTTTGATCATTCTCAAACTAGGTAACATATGATGGATTCAGAGTGCAATTTCCATTTGCATTAGTGAGAAATTAAGGCGATGAAGCAACTGAGCCATTAATGACACCAGTAAGGTTGTAGCGACGAAAAATTGGAACGAACAAGGCACTCCAGGTCAAGTAATTTGTCATGGTCAGCTTGATTGGCACCATAGATCTAATGTTCTGAATTGTAATGGAAGCAATTTGAGAGGCGCCAGAGAAATTAGGGCTTAAATCGATGATCGGAGGAGAATGAATGTGAGAACCAAAGTTAGAAGAAGGAGAAGCCGAAGTCGCCGTTAAAATTCGTAGAAGAAATTAGGGTTTACAGGTGCAAAAAGCTTCAAGAAAGAGAAAGCTTAGTGATGAAGGTTTGCAAGAAAACTTAGCAGCGAGGCAGAGAGGAAAAGCGTGGATGTGGATCTAGTCGCTAGATAGAGGCGGGTGATACCATGTTTGGAAAGAATATCTTttcattgaatgaaaaataagatTACAAGATTGTTGTATATATACAACTCATTTACACATGTCACTACCAATCACTCTTTAACTAACAAACTACACACCTCAACTAACAAAACAAATATCTAACTAACTCTAAGTATTATCCAACTGAGTCATTTACACAATTACCCTCaataaaatacacaaaatttaaagaaataatatatgGGATATATAGGCTTGCTCGCAAAATGAAtcacaaaccctaaattaaataaaagaataaaaaatcaaaaccatACCGATCATTTGAGCGTTATACCTCGATAGCAAAATACACCTTTCCCGGGGGGAAGTCCTCGAATTCATCATCATCGCTATCGTCCCAGTGCCATATGAGTTTCCCCCGCTTGTGCAGATCGTCTGCAttcgatggtggtggtggttggggggggagggggggtgTCTGCCACGCATTGTTCGCTCATGGCAATTTGGAAGATTGCACTGGTGATCGAGGTAGGGCTTAGGCTTGTGGTTTGGAGGCAAGGACGGGAAATTAGGGTGAGATATGTTTATTACGACCTACAAGCCAGACCAAAACAGAAACTGATTCCTAGCAAAAATAACTGACGTCCCAAAGTGTGTTTGATTGTGTTGAATGTAATTTTCAATAGGTTGTTTCATTAACACCACAACTAGCATATGCCCCACTCAAAgtgtttgtgaatttttttatttttgtttttaaaattgaagagcaaagaaagagagtgagagaaaatGTGTGGGAGTGGGGGAAGAGAGAGGtttgtttttaatatatattttttaaatcataGATGTTAAAATCACCAGAATCTAAGACTTAAACaaaaaatgcaattttttttttgtaaaattacgTTGTTgctcttattattattttttttttgtgtgatagaagaatAAATAGTCTTTTTACTTCATTTTGGTTGATAAAGAGCGTTCTATTAAAGCATATGCAATGGAAGTACCTATTTAGAGACTCACACCACCACTTTTGAGTTCTATTAAAGCATATGCAATGGAAGTACCTATTTAAGGATTTAAAGGGATTCTTTGTGTCCCTAAAGGAATATTGTCTCCAATGGGAGAGTCCTTATAGTAGGATCCCTAAATTTGAAGCTTTTATGATTTTATGTGATAATTTGATTAGGTGCgtgttttttgtttattttaacatttttttaattaattgaaagcatgaaaattaaaaacattaaaaacattaaaatcTTTAATCAAGATTGTGCGCCCCGTTTTCCACTCAAGGTgcacatttttttgtttatgttaacacatttttaattaattaaaagcatTAAAAGCTTCAATCACAATTTTTGAGCCCCGTTTTCCACTTAAGGTTGTCCCCATACAGTCCTTATATGTGAGGACATACACCATGTATCATGTGAATCCCTATACTTTAGGGACTCACTTTCCGATCAATTGGAGATTCATTTTGTCTCTATATTTGTTTATTACCCATTTTATTCAGTGGTTGTCTCTATTTAATGACTCCACTGGAAATGCTTTCAATATGTTGAATTCActcacaattaaaattttaattatactaacaaataaataaaaatagtgggattttaatataaaaattattttaattttcagtgCCACATGTGACatgaggagaaaaaaaaaagacaagtaAAAAAGTTGCTAACATTtctctaaaaataaaataaagttgtaATACATAACAAATACATTATCTGATATGTAATAAAAATGAGGGAAAGTGGCATTCATTCTGAACTATATATTCAAATTGGGTTcctaaaaacaaattttatcTTCAATCAGCCAGCAATGAACTAGTAATGTGCGAATGTATTGAATAATTgcaaattaatttatttgtttattaaaaTTCTATTCTCATTAACTCGAGCCAAACTTAAGTTCGAGGTCATGGTGAAATTATCAGCCAACAAACCGTGACCTCGAGCCCGATCCACAAACGAATCGAGCtgaacttcatcttgaataaaTCATTCCAGTCGATCCTAGAACACAACTATATATATGCTGCAGATAATTAAACAAGCATGAGGCCATCAGATATCTGCATGATATGACAACATTTTTTACTTAATTGACTATCAGTTCAGTCGCCAGCTTACTAGCTTAGGCTATATAATTTCCAAAGCAACAGATCATCTAGGGTTTAGCTAGCTGCTAATTAAACTGAAAAATACAAATGGAAATAAGAGGCTTGATTTCAAACATTGATAAGACAAAAGGTTAATGTAACAAGATTTTATTCATAATAAAcgataaaaaaatttcacaaccAAACCGAATTAAGCATATGATAAAAATAAGAACATGAACTAAATGTTCATAGATACATAGTATAACAGAAAAATACACGCGATTTCTTGCTAGTAGTGTTTCACTGTGACGTTGCATTGTGTAACAAAGTATGCATTTGGAAGGTCCACAAAAACCGTTTTATATGTAATATATCCCTGAACAAATCGAAACTGTCCGGTACCTGAAACCACCGATAATTCTCTATATTGCTCGAATTGCTTATCAATTCCCTGTATCTGTAGAGTGCTTCCATTGTACTTCTTGTTTGTGAATACAATTGATAACATATCATAGGCATTACGTCCATCCAATGACGATACCATAAACATGCCTTGTATCCGGCCAACGGAGGCGGATTTTAGGTCTATGCCCTCCGTTAAAGGGGCATCCTCCGCATAAACAGTGGCAAATTGATCGTAGTTCCAAATCTTGCCGGGAATACCTGCAAACGCAACATCAGTGATATTTGCACCAGATAAGAAGTCATGAGCGTAGAAAGACAGGAGGGTTTCCTTGAACTCGTGAGTGGCTTGGATTGCTGGAAATGTAGTCATGGCTAGAACAACCATGACGAAAAACATGGATGGAGCACTGAGCTTTGGTATATATGAATTTTAACGCCATTAGTGGATACATGACAGCTAGTTGAGCAACCAAGAGAAAAGGTTAATTAGGAAAATTAGGGAACAATTAAGGTTTTGAATTGCTTGGTGAGGTTCAGTTATGGGTATGCTTTCAATTTATAACATGAAAAAGGAGCAATTATTTCTGCTAGTCATCTGTTTAACTTCCCTAAATTACTTCCGTGTTGCTTCCTGATCACTTGAGAATTGTTTAAGCAATAATATATCCATGCATGCAACACACTTTAATATACAAATACATTAAATCCTGTTGCCAGCTGACTGCACCAGATAAGATGTCATGAAAGTAGTCATGGCTAGAAGAACCATGACCAAAAACAGCTTTGGTATGAAATTTAACGCCAATGGGTTGATGCATGGGAGCTAATTGACCAACCAAGGGAATAGGTTAATTAGGAAAACTTAAGGAGCAATTAAGGTTCTGAAATTGCTTGGTGAGTTACAGTTATGGTTCTACTttcaataaataatatataaaggAGCAATTATTTCTGCTAATCAGCTGTTTAACTTCTCTAAATTACTTCCACGTTGCTTCCTGATCACTTGAGAATTGTTTAGGCAATAATGCATCCATGCATGCAACACGCCCTAATATGTAAATGTCAACTATTTGACTTCTAGATTACTTCCTAATCACTTGAGAATTGTTTATGCATAATGCTTACAAGCAACACACCCATTATAAATAGATTTTTGTGTACATGAGGCATccaattgttttatttcttgttcaaaagaagaaattttttttatttctacacGTTTTCCCTTAATCAATATAGTTTAGGAAGGAAGTAAATCATTACGGATGCCGATTTGAAGAAAGTTCCTGAATGACAAACACAGATAAACAGAGAAGCAAAGAACCAAATTTGATACTGTATAAATCAAATTTTACTCTCACTCATCTTCGCTTCTCAGGTTTCTTTGCTTCTCACTTTAGCAAACATCATCATCCTCCCTACGGTATCATGAGTTGACAGAGAGTTGTGCCACATGTGTGCCAAATAGAAAAGAGATTGCTGATTCAGAAGAGAACAAAGGCTCCTGCAATATTTACTCACCGAGGGTGTTtatgtttttggttaaaaagagAATATTTTGGCTAAATTTCTATACAAAGAGAAAATTTTGGCTAGGTTTTCAAATTTCTCGCGGAAAACCGAATGGGACCGGAATACGAATTGATTTTTCCAAAAACAAGGGAATTTGGcttaaataatgaaataataATGCTGAAATAGTCACTTTTGGGATTTTGTTGATATTTTGCTAatatttatttgataaatttatcAAGTTATCACTGTTCTAAAAAGCAGTAGTGGTGGCCAGTCGCGGCGATTTTGCTTAAATCAGGAGAAAAAAATCGAGATGTGGGTTAGGCGGCTGTTTGGGCGGAAGTCAAGTCCCTTTGTGACCATGACAACTGCACAAACACCATGTAAAACCCCTCCCCAAAATTATTTTGCAATTTTACATTTCCCCTaaaagtttatgtaattttgcaTTTTGGTCCCCTTATCTATTACCCTATTCGGatcttttttcatattttctctcatctcttcgcctgccacgtggcagcctaCTAACTcacctcattctctctcttctccctgaGTCAACATTCTCCTTACTCTCTCTCAGCTCAACTCTCTTgctctctcacactctctcggACTATCCTCTTACTCATTTTCCCGATCGACACCCACACGCCCAACCACGCATCCCAACGAcgatgcaccaccaccaccatcatggactctctctctctcactctccctcGCCTCTGTGGAGCTCGATGAAGCCCAGAAACCCAGGAAACCTCCGGCGAACCCTTATGAGTTTCGAGCCAAAATCTGGCCACCTCCAACCACCATTCGACATTATCAAAGTATAAATTATCTTCCTCTCTCTCGTACCTTCCTTTTTGTAGTTAGATCGGAGGTTAGTAGGTTAGTTTGTCGTTGACCGAAGCACAAGAGGCTTCGACCTCCTTCCCCGGAGAGAACAAGCAACCCAGGCCCTTTTGGCTGAGTAAAACTCGGGCCTCGAGCCCGTTAAGCCCAACccacctattttatttatttgttctctgttaaaaacccaaaaggacCAAGGACTTTGGGTCGAGAAACCTAGGGCCCTTGGCCCGCTAAACCCTCTAAACCACAAACACTTTGTATCAGGCCTTTGGGCCGTGTGGAACATGGGCTCTAAGCCCAAAACTCAAAACCcaataaccctaaaccctttttcTTTGGGCCGGGCTTTCAAGCCCAGGCACTTTGACCCAAAACCTTTGGACCTTAGGCCTTTGGGCCTTAGAACCCAAGCCCAAAGCTCAGGCCCAACCCGGATCCAACCGAAGCCTAAACCCGGTTGATCGACCTAGACCCCTTGATCAGTTTGACCTGTTGACTTCGGTCAACGTTGACCATTGACTTTGGTCAACTTTGACCTTTGACTTTGACCGTTGGCTTTTTCGGGTTTCGCCCGGGACCCCTCTTAGACTAATTTTGACGTCCTGGATCCGTTTTccgaaattcaatcgtttgagtaTAGTTTTGTTAATTGTACCCCTTATGTGCCTAGGTGCAATTATTAGCGGCGATTCTGTCATTCCTTTTTTGTACGGCTCTTCGACGATGGAGTATATGTGAGTGTccctaaaatgcatgttttaatagtagaaatgcacatacatgaaaagcatgagttaatggttacgttttatgaaacgttttataagtaaattagatttacacttACGATATATCATGCTTTACTACGAATATTTTAAAATACCATATTTTATCGAAATGATgttctttatagtatatatgatggatgactatatactatctATGAACATGCTTTTacacacttctttatagtatatatataatggatAACTATATGCTATGAAaatgttttgagatatatgtacctaTGTTTGGAAAGACTATGAATGGTTTTGTGCATATCTAGTGGTCACATATTGACCTTCAGGTTGGGTGCTGTAGGAGCCTTCGGGCGATGATACTTATATTGACCTTCAGGTTGGGTGTTGTAAGAGCTTGCGGGCGATAATACTTATATTGACCTTCAGGTTAGGTGTTATAGAAGCCTGCGGGCGATGATACTTATATTGACCTTCGGGTTGGGTGCTGTAGGAGCCTACGGACGATTGATACTTGTGAAGGAAATGTTCTGAATGAGAGTTCTATATGTCTTCTGGCGATACtgataccactagttagcacactatatatgatatatgtttcatgaaagtttttatggcatgctagggtttcagaaaacctatcacatattatgctattagttttcataaaactttgggggttagtatattgataactattttagtattatttatatatatcaacttggtccactcatgttcgttttgcgccccctcaggacAAAGGAATGAGGAATACGATCCGAGATACAAGGCATTCCCCTACTAGTTGTTGAATATATCACTGCCAACTCATCTCTGCCAGCTCATCAAAACGGTTGTAAAGGATTGGATGATGTAATAGTTAGTTGAAAGAGTTAGTTAGTCCTCTAGTCAGTTATATATAGCTATTGTAAATAGATAGTAAAGTTAATTCATTGAGTTtaatacaaaagcttcattcatTTCTTTCTCACATTTCTCTTCTCTCAGTAAAACTTCATTTCTTGATTTTATAATTGTTCATCTCTGCTACTTCTCCAATGTAGTTAACACCAATGATACCGTGTCATCCTCTCTACTTTGACTTCTATTGTAATAGCTCTTCTCTATTTTATCTTCTGCTTGTACTctggattagttgtatgctatGAACATGTTATGCATTATCAGTAGTTTCATTCTTGGCAGTTGAATATTAGTATATTATTTTATGTAGTTCAAACGAAATTTATACGTATGTTTTACATGTTATcagcatatgcattcattaaataGCTTTCGACACCCTTGAGTGTCGGCCAACACGCGTGTGACACCACCTCTTCAACGCCATCAGATCTTGCGAACAGGATGAAGGGGACGTTTGTGTCGGAGTAGCCATCATGGGAGAGTAAAATCCAACCCAGATTGGGGCCGGGAGAGAAAGAACTAAGAAATTAAGGTCTGATGTTCcgcaaagaagagagagagaagagagagaggggtctGATGCGTGGAGAAAAGAGAGGTCTGATTCAAGCAATGATTTTAATATATGGATGAGAAAGAGACGGTTAAAGTTATCATATTTTCTGCTGGAAAACCGACGTTATGTAAGATTTGGATACAAGATAAGATTCATGTTACTATTTTGGGACGTTATCAAGTAGTGATGGGTGGATCATGTGATAGCAAGTGGTGGAAATTCACTTTTAGAATCAACTTTCATACAAATATAAAAGGTAAAGCAGAGAAAAAGCAAATATTATACCCGTAGAGAGAAGATCTGAGGCATGTGAATTCAAGAACATGCAACGCAAGGCCAGACATATAGATCTCATTTAGTGTTTAGGATTGGTTTGGACCAGATAACTCTCTTGGTTCAGTGCATGTTGAGTGAAAACGTAGATATGTCAACCTGCATAGTTTGTCCAAATAGTTTTCTTTCGTGAAAATTCATCTTCTAGCTTCAATTAGGATTCGAGCAGTCATATCTCAAATTGATTAAAACGGaacaaaagtcaacaagcattaaattatatattagcCAATTTTCCATCAACACTTCAAACTAATGTGAAGAACAACGCTACAAATTACAGATATATTGAGTACGTAAAAATTACAGTAGATTATAAATTAATCCTCCCAGTGACCATTGTCCCTTAGGTGGTCTTCAACATTGTCTTTCTTCTGACCTATCACATTCCACATGTTGTCAAATGCATCTTTTGCTGCTCTATTCTGTGCAACTTCCTTCTTGAGACTGTAAGTGCCCCTTCCAACAATCTGATCGTTTATAAAAACCTCAACCGTGTGTTTCTCCTCCCACAAGTCGACAAATTGGAGTTTCAGATTGTTCTTTTGACACACTTCATGAAGTTGTGACACCGGATGCCTCTTTATCGTCTTCGGATCTATTATAGGCTCCAACAAATCCTTGAACACCTAGTTTTCAAAACAGAAAACAGTACTAATCACAGTTCTAAAACAGATATGAGCAAACATAATAACGAGCGACATGAAATTCCATTACCTTCCACACAATATCAATTGAGTTGCAGTCCATGAAAACTGCACCTATTGTGGACTCAACAATGTCCGCAAGGTTCTTTGGAGCATCAATGAGACCATTGGAATGCAGTGGATACTCATGAATCGCTCGTGTAAATTCTCGAATCTGTGTACATTTTCAACAAAACTTTTGATCATAACAAATtcaaacgttttttttttcttctctaagaAAACTCATTTCTATAGAGGATCTACATGTAGTACGAATATCCTAGTGGATAGGCTGAGTTTTCACCCATGCGTCCCGGGTTCGAAACTCTCTTTTTCCATacattattgtaatagtttcaaacCCTCTCCCTCCCCgtagtaaaatttaaaaaaaaaatcatacagaggatttaacaagaaggcatctCCCAATAAGTAATTTTTAACTAATTCGCATTATATAATCTTCTTTAACAAACTAGATATTCATAAGTCAAATAGTTTTGCCAGCAGCGCTAGCTAGGGAGAAAACGACTTTCACCAAATCTtatatctctctcttccttAAAATGATTCAATTTCATTAACCAATATAAATTTTGGCATGCCTTACTGGGGATGCTATAATCCATGGGAGCCTAAGCTGTATAACAAAAGCAATGGGCAGGTTATCCAGGGATGGTCCTGAGGGTAACCCAAGTAGGTGCCCACCTAAGGTCCCTACTTCAGAAGGGtccccaaattttttttatatcttgtaattaatatataactacaaaaaaaagtaagaaatatCATAATTCATTTGTTATTGTAGTCGAAATGTtggcttcatttttctttggggt
This window harbors:
- the LOC126582246 gene encoding ribonuclease 3-like protein 3 produces the protein MGAVQAAEEEIITTLHLHDVKPTLPSIDRSTSLNDHEHHLNLEEVEEIIRYKFENKVLLQEAFTHPSFVPTDYSGSSYERLEYVGDAVLNLLFSREQYLLYTDLAPGPLTRLRAANVDTEKLARVAIKHGLHRYLRHRKPLLEEQIREFTRAIHEYPLHSNGLIDAPKNLADIVESTIGAVFMDCNSIDIVWKVFKDLLEPIIDPKTIKRHPVSQLHEVCQKNNLKLQFVDLWEEKHTVEVFINDQIVGRGTYSLKKEVAQNRAAKDAFDNMWNVIGQKKDNVEDHLRDNGHWED